In Microbacterium laevaniformans, a single window of DNA contains:
- a CDS encoding multidrug effflux MFS transporter: protein MRLHDSEAGGKVRIEVCSNRFEPSLPLRSRADPLAATTPSAFTRLDPVRENPAPRTASTPLPAAGRTATGAIRTLGSHTATAPVVLHPGDAISTARRVVYIILLGALTALGPFTIDLYLPAFPTLQADFRTSAAAIQLTLTGTMVGFALGQLIVGPLSDKVGRRVPLLAVTALHVVASAAAALAPDLTLLAIARVFMGVGAAAGGVVAMAIVRDLFGGRRLVVMLSRLALVSGAAPVVAPLIGSALLSVMPWRGIFVVLALYGAVMLVAAIWLIPETLPAARRNERGATTVLQRYRGVFNDRVFVGVLIIGGMSFSGLFSYLSSSSFLFQETYGFDAQQYGLLFAANSLGLVVGVQVAARLAARFGPQWVLSVSTGVLVLAAIAIIACDQLGWGLWGTMVPLFVFMTACGFTFPCVQVLALDRHGKAAGTAASILGATNFGVAGLISPIVGWVARDAGITATTMAAVMVGCALIGATSLWTIVRPWTVARLAP from the coding sequence ATGCGGCTGCATGACTCCGAGGCTGGGGGAAAGGTTAGGATCGAGGTCTGCTCGAATCGTTTCGAGCCCTCTCTGCCGCTGCGGTCGCGCGCCGATCCGCTCGCGGCGACCACTCCCTCCGCTTTCACTCGTCTGGACCCCGTGCGCGAAAACCCCGCCCCCCGAACTGCCTCGACACCCCTGCCCGCGGCCGGGCGCACCGCCACGGGTGCCATCCGCACGCTCGGATCGCACACCGCCACCGCTCCGGTCGTCCTGCACCCCGGTGACGCGATCTCCACCGCACGCCGCGTGGTGTACATCATCCTGCTCGGCGCGCTCACTGCGCTCGGACCCTTCACGATCGACCTCTACCTGCCCGCGTTCCCGACGTTGCAGGCCGACTTCCGCACGTCCGCCGCGGCGATCCAGCTCACCCTGACCGGCACGATGGTCGGCTTCGCGCTCGGTCAGCTGATCGTCGGACCGCTCAGCGACAAGGTCGGACGCCGCGTGCCGCTGCTCGCGGTCACCGCCCTGCACGTCGTGGCCAGTGCCGCTGCGGCTCTCGCCCCCGATCTCACGCTCCTCGCGATCGCGCGCGTGTTCATGGGCGTCGGGGCCGCCGCCGGTGGCGTGGTCGCGATGGCGATCGTCCGCGACCTGTTCGGAGGTCGCCGGCTGGTGGTCATGCTGAGCCGGCTCGCGCTGGTGTCGGGAGCAGCCCCCGTCGTCGCGCCGCTCATCGGCTCCGCTCTGCTGTCGGTCATGCCGTGGCGTGGCATCTTCGTGGTCCTGGCGCTCTACGGTGCGGTGATGCTCGTGGCGGCGATCTGGCTCATCCCCGAGACCCTCCCGGCCGCGCGGCGCAACGAGCGCGGGGCGACCACGGTGCTGCAGCGCTACCGCGGCGTCTTCAACGATCGGGTGTTCGTGGGTGTCCTGATCATCGGGGGCATGTCCTTCAGCGGTCTCTTCTCGTACCTGTCGTCCTCCTCGTTCCTCTTCCAGGAGACGTACGGCTTCGACGCCCAGCAGTACGGATTGCTGTTCGCCGCCAACTCCCTCGGCCTCGTCGTGGGTGTGCAGGTGGCCGCGCGGCTCGCGGCCCGCTTCGGCCCGCAGTGGGTGCTGTCGGTGTCGACCGGTGTGCTGGTGCTCGCCGCGATCGCGATCATCGCGTGCGACCAGCTCGGGTGGGGGCTGTGGGGCACCATGGTGCCGCTGTTCGTGTTCATGACGGCGTGCGGCTTCACCTTCCCCTGCGTGCAGGTGCTCGCGCTCGATCGCCACGGCAAGGCCGCCGGCACCGCGGCATCCATCCTCGGGGCGACGAACTTCGGCGTCGCGGGGCTGATCTCCCCGATCGTCGGATGGGTCGCGCGGGATGCCGGCATCACGGCGACCACCATGGCGGCCGTGATGGTGGGCTGCGCGCTCATCGGGGCGACCTCGCTCTGGACGATCGTCCGACCGTGGACGGTGGCGCGGCTCGCGCCCTGA
- a CDS encoding GNAT family N-acetyltransferase, with translation MAHLRSFRLGDEPALAEICLRTADTGSDATGILDDDDIWAAVFVLPYVARHPELAMVVETDDGRVAGYAVATGDTDGFEEWFRTEWWPRFADRWPHPAGEPSSRQDGVLSYAYGRRADAEPFAAAYPAHLHIDLLPELQGQGWGRRLIAALTDALRAAGVPGVHLVAAGTNAGAIAFYERLGFTRLDAPADVAAFGMLL, from the coding sequence GTGGCCCATCTGCGTTCTTTCCGCCTCGGCGACGAGCCCGCCCTCGCCGAGATCTGCCTGCGCACCGCCGACACGGGCAGCGACGCCACCGGCATCCTGGACGACGACGACATCTGGGCGGCCGTCTTCGTGCTTCCCTACGTCGCGCGTCATCCCGAACTCGCCATGGTCGTCGAGACGGACGATGGGCGGGTCGCGGGCTACGCCGTCGCCACCGGGGACACCGATGGGTTCGAGGAGTGGTTCCGCACCGAGTGGTGGCCGCGGTTCGCGGATCGGTGGCCGCACCCCGCGGGAGAACCGTCGAGTCGCCAGGACGGGGTCCTGTCGTATGCGTACGGGCGCCGAGCGGATGCCGAGCCCTTCGCGGCGGCGTATCCCGCGCACCTGCACATCGACCTGCTGCCCGAACTCCAGGGCCAGGGGTGGGGTCGGCGGCTGATCGCCGCACTCACCGATGCCCTCCGTGCCGCGGGCGTTCCCGGCGTGCACCTGGTCGCCGCGGGGACGAACGCCGGTGCGATCGCCTTCTACGAGCGTCTGGGCTTCACGCGCCTGGACGCTCCCGCGGACGTCGCCGCCTTCGGCATGCTCCTGTAG
- a CDS encoding helicase HerA-like domain-containing protein codes for MSAVDDAELARLQAEAEAAEAALKLARAKAALAAAQAARAAGPAPAEEISAREDAAAASAPPEAISPPEAPVADAAQTVPEAPVADAAASGPLNDAQVAAIAKGYAFEGLTLDLGALMNTEPVPSAQIRIPLGMMNRHGLVAGATGTGKTRTLQGLAEQLAAKGVPVFAADMKGDLSGVATPGEPSEKLLARTAAIGQEWTPAASVTEYFALGGVGKGVPVRATVSGFGPLLLSKVLGLNETQESSLGLVFHYADANGMALVDLSDLRAVLTWLTSDDGKDELKALGGLSSATAGVILRKLITFADDGADVFFGEPEFDVRDFLRTAADARGVISLLEVPGVADKPALFSTFLMYLLAELFEILPEVGDLDKPKLVFFFDEAHLLFRDASKAFLAAITQTVRLIRSKGVGVFFVTQTPKDVPSDVLGQLGSRVQHALRAFTPDDAKALRATVGTYPKSGYDLERVLQELGTGEAIVTVMNEKGAPTPVAWTRLRAPQGLMSPTPDPDIERAVHASPLLARYGTPIDRESAREILTAKMNAAAEADAAAEQAKAQEQAAKEQEKQRAAQAKADAAAERERQKEYDRILRSTGGSTRTTRTSRASQKSPIEQVLNSKSTQTILNSVIRGLFGTGRR; via the coding sequence ATGAGCGCTGTCGATGACGCAGAACTTGCCCGACTGCAGGCCGAGGCGGAAGCGGCGGAGGCCGCGCTGAAGCTCGCCCGGGCCAAAGCCGCGCTCGCCGCCGCCCAGGCCGCGCGCGCCGCGGGCCCTGCGCCTGCGGAGGAGATTTCCGCTCGGGAGGATGCCGCGGCCGCATCGGCTCCTCCCGAGGCGATATCTCCTCCCGAGGCGCCGGTGGCGGATGCCGCGCAGACGGTTCCCGAGGCGCCGGTGGCGGATGCCGCGGCATCCGGTCCCTTGAACGACGCGCAGGTTGCGGCGATCGCGAAGGGATACGCCTTCGAGGGACTGACCCTCGATCTCGGTGCCCTGATGAACACCGAGCCGGTGCCGTCGGCGCAGATCCGCATCCCGCTGGGGATGATGAACCGGCACGGCCTGGTCGCGGGAGCCACCGGCACCGGAAAGACCCGCACGCTGCAGGGGCTCGCCGAACAGCTCGCCGCGAAGGGCGTGCCCGTCTTCGCCGCCGATATGAAGGGCGACCTGTCGGGCGTGGCGACGCCCGGCGAGCCGAGCGAGAAGCTGCTCGCGCGGACGGCCGCAATCGGTCAGGAGTGGACGCCCGCGGCATCCGTCACCGAGTACTTCGCCCTCGGGGGCGTCGGAAAGGGCGTGCCGGTGCGGGCGACCGTCTCGGGGTTCGGACCGCTGCTGCTCAGCAAGGTGCTCGGCCTCAACGAGACCCAGGAGTCCAGCCTCGGGCTCGTCTTCCACTACGCGGACGCCAACGGGATGGCCCTCGTCGATCTCTCCGATCTGCGCGCCGTGCTCACCTGGCTCACGAGCGACGACGGCAAGGACGAGCTGAAGGCGCTCGGCGGACTGTCGTCGGCGACCGCCGGCGTGATCCTGCGCAAGCTCATCACCTTCGCCGACGACGGAGCCGACGTCTTCTTCGGCGAGCCGGAGTTCGACGTGCGCGACTTCCTGCGTACTGCCGCCGACGCGCGCGGTGTGATCTCGCTGCTGGAGGTGCCCGGCGTCGCCGACAAGCCGGCCCTGTTCTCGACGTTTCTCATGTACCTGCTGGCGGAGCTGTTCGAGATCCTCCCCGAAGTGGGCGACCTCGACAAGCCGAAGCTCGTGTTCTTCTTCGACGAGGCCCACCTCTTGTTCCGCGATGCGTCGAAGGCGTTCTTGGCCGCGATCACGCAGACCGTCCGCCTCATCCGGTCCAAGGGCGTCGGCGTGTTCTTCGTCACGCAGACGCCGAAGGACGTTCCCTCCGACGTGCTCGGCCAGCTGGGCTCACGCGTGCAGCATGCCCTCCGTGCCTTCACGCCCGACGACGCCAAGGCGTTGCGGGCGACCGTCGGCACGTATCCGAAGAGCGGCTACGACCTCGAACGGGTGCTGCAGGAGCTCGGCACCGGAGAGGCGATCGTCACCGTCATGAACGAGAAGGGTGCGCCGACCCCGGTCGCCTGGACGCGACTGCGCGCGCCGCAGGGCCTCATGTCGCCCACCCCCGACCCGGACATCGAGCGAGCCGTGCACGCCTCGCCGCTGCTGGCCCGCTACGGCACGCCGATCGATCGCGAGTCGGCGCGCGAGATCCTCACCGCGAAGATGAACGCCGCCGCGGAAGCGGACGCCGCGGCCGAACAGGCCAAGGCGCAGGAGCAGGCGGCGAAGGAGCAGGAGAAGCAGCGGGCCGCACAGGCGAAGGCGGATGCCGCCGCCGAGCGCGAGCGACAGAAGGAGTACGACCGGATCCTGCGCTCCACCGGCGGCTCGACGCGGACGACGCGCACCTCGCGCGCGTCACAGAAATCGCCCATCGAGCAGGTGTTGAACTCGAAGTCGACCCAGACGATCCTGAACTCGGTCATCCGCGGCCTCTTCGGCACCGGCCGGCGCTGA
- a CDS encoding molybdopterin molybdotransferase MoeA, producing the protein MTSHAPLRTVEEQLADVLAAVRPLPAVRLPLTAATGATLREPVRATLDIPVFDNSAMDGFAVRFADVAHASPEDPAILRVVADLPAGTSHDPPLAPGEAARIMTGSPVPSDADAIVPFEDTEGGLADSLRNTTVRRAPRTAGAFVRRAGDDLRAGDVVLETGVVLGPLQIAAATAAGRTHVVVSARPRVGIVSTGSELAPAGTPLRRGQIPESNGVLLAGLVAAAGAEVVAQVVVDDEGEALRNAVAALLAAPVDAVVFSGGVSAGAFEVVRTELAAAMTFTRVAMQPGKPQGFGTLPTPSGIALLFGLPGNPVSAAVSFEVFVRPALLTMQGRRTVERARLTLPAGTSWRTPGGRRQYLPAVIDTSAPTWTVHPATAGGSGSHLAGGLGLARALAVVAADIAEVREGDPVQVHLLEGWDA; encoded by the coding sequence ATGACCTCCCACGCGCCGTTGCGCACCGTCGAGGAGCAGCTCGCGGACGTGCTCGCCGCCGTGCGCCCCCTGCCCGCCGTGCGCCTCCCCTTGACGGCGGCGACCGGCGCAACACTGCGCGAGCCCGTGCGCGCAACCCTGGACATCCCCGTCTTCGACAACTCCGCCATGGACGGCTTCGCCGTGCGCTTCGCCGACGTCGCTCACGCGAGTCCGGAGGATCCCGCCATCCTCCGCGTCGTGGCGGATCTTCCCGCCGGCACGTCCCACGATCCCCCGCTGGCCCCCGGCGAGGCCGCGCGCATCATGACGGGTTCGCCGGTGCCCTCGGATGCCGACGCCATCGTGCCCTTCGAAGACACCGAGGGCGGCCTCGCTGACTCCCTTCGGAACACAACCGTGCGCCGTGCGCCGCGCACCGCGGGAGCATTCGTCCGCCGCGCCGGCGACGACCTCCGCGCGGGCGACGTGGTGCTCGAGACGGGTGTCGTGCTCGGACCGCTCCAGATCGCCGCGGCAACCGCCGCGGGCCGTACTCACGTGGTCGTCTCGGCGCGTCCGCGGGTCGGCATCGTTTCGACGGGCAGCGAGCTGGCGCCGGCCGGAACGCCGCTGCGACGCGGGCAGATCCCCGAATCCAACGGCGTGCTGCTCGCCGGCCTCGTCGCGGCGGCCGGCGCAGAGGTCGTCGCTCAGGTCGTCGTGGACGATGAGGGCGAAGCTCTGCGCAACGCGGTGGCCGCGCTGCTGGCGGCACCCGTCGATGCGGTCGTCTTCTCCGGTGGCGTCAGCGCCGGCGCATTCGAGGTGGTGCGCACGGAGCTCGCCGCGGCGATGACCTTCACCCGCGTCGCGATGCAGCCGGGCAAGCCACAGGGATTCGGCACCCTGCCGACGCCGTCCGGCATCGCACTGCTGTTCGGTCTGCCGGGAAATCCGGTCAGCGCGGCGGTCTCGTTCGAGGTGTTCGTCCGCCCCGCCCTGCTGACGATGCAGGGTCGACGCACCGTCGAGCGGGCGCGTCTGACTCTGCCGGCCGGCACGTCGTGGCGGACCCCGGGGGGACGGCGGCAGTACCTGCCCGCGGTCATCGACACCTCGGCGCCGACGTGGACGGTGCACCCCGCGACCGCGGGCGGGTCGGGATCGCACCTGGCCGGCGGGTTGGGCCTCGCGCGCGCGCTCGCCGTCGTCGCGGCCGACATCGCGGAGGTGCGGGAGGGCGACCCGGTGCAGGTCCACCTGCTGGAAGGATGGGACGCATGA
- a CDS encoding DUF305 domain-containing protein produces the protein MTSPEPATGRTLPPWWAVLLVALAVAALAFAVGRFSTFGAEGAAAPTSGSPEAGFARDMQLHHGQAVEMAMDIYRTTQNDGVRVLAYDIATTQSAQKGEFYDWLVKWGLPQTSGPLMAWMDAADSSHQHGGGAARPTDAELMTQMGMASADEIAAMRAQSGTAADCTFLGLMIRHHEGALPMAQALLRLGHEPRALAVAQGVIATQSAEIDLMTSLRAGLGCTG, from the coding sequence GTGACCTCGCCCGAGCCGGCGACCGGACGCACCCTCCCCCCGTGGTGGGCGGTGCTCCTGGTCGCGCTCGCCGTGGCGGCGCTCGCGTTCGCGGTCGGGCGCTTCTCCACCTTCGGCGCAGAGGGCGCGGCGGCGCCCACGTCCGGATCTCCCGAGGCCGGGTTCGCCCGCGACATGCAGCTGCATCACGGCCAGGCGGTCGAGATGGCGATGGACATCTACCGCACAACCCAGAACGACGGCGTGCGGGTGCTGGCCTACGACATCGCGACGACGCAGTCGGCGCAGAAGGGCGAGTTCTACGACTGGCTCGTGAAGTGGGGCCTGCCCCAGACCAGCGGTCCGCTGATGGCCTGGATGGATGCCGCGGACTCATCTCACCAACACGGCGGCGGCGCGGCGCGCCCGACCGACGCGGAGCTGATGACGCAGATGGGAATGGCGAGCGCCGATGAGATCGCGGCGATGCGGGCGCAGTCCGGCACCGCGGCGGACTGCACGTTCCTCGGCCTCATGATCCGCCACCACGAGGGTGCACTGCCGATGGCGCAGGCGTTGCTGCGGCTCGGACACGAGCCGCGTGCGCTCGCGGTGGCTCAGGGCGTCATCGCGACGCAGTCCGCCGAGATCGACCTGATGACCTCGCTGCGCGCCGGACTCGGCTGCACGGGCTGA
- a CDS encoding SDR family oxidoreductase — protein sequence MSDLSSPTGREEELRAVPRADGTAPRALVLGATGYIGGRLVPRLNAAGYRVRVLVRDAGRLAAFSWGNEVEVVVGSAVDEPALAQACADVDVLYYLIHSMAAGAGFEQADLAAARAVATAAAAASVARLVYLGGLHPEGVPLSPHLRSRVEVGEVFLASGVPTLVLQAGVVIGSGSASFEMIRHLTEVLPYMPAPKWVRNFIQPIAVRDVMHYLLGAARVAADVNRAVDIGGPDVLRYGQMMNGYAVEAGLPQRPIAPLPVLTPGLASHWVNVVTPVPRSIARPLIASLQNECVMDDHDIDAIIPPPAGGLTPYRRAVALALGRVAADSVETSWQDAEVSGVPSDPLPSDPEWSGRTVFTDVRTATTTASPARLWEVIEGIGGENGWYSAPVLWALRGWMDRVVGGVGLVRGRRNRSRVAVGDVIDFWRVEKVEPERLLRLRAEMKVPGLAWLDLGCEPGADGGAVYRQRAVFFPSGLSGRLYWLAVLPFHGFIFRGMANRITAAAEHADAAEHVDAAA from the coding sequence ATGAGCGATCTGTCGAGCCCCACCGGCCGGGAAGAAGAGCTGCGCGCCGTGCCGCGCGCAGACGGCACGGCGCCGCGTGCGCTCGTGCTCGGTGCGACCGGCTACATCGGGGGGCGACTGGTGCCGCGGCTGAACGCGGCCGGTTACCGGGTGCGGGTGCTGGTGCGCGATGCCGGTCGGCTCGCCGCGTTCTCGTGGGGGAACGAGGTCGAGGTCGTGGTCGGCTCCGCCGTCGACGAACCGGCGCTCGCGCAGGCCTGCGCCGACGTGGACGTCCTCTACTACCTGATCCACTCGATGGCGGCCGGCGCCGGATTCGAGCAGGCCGACCTCGCGGCCGCGCGCGCCGTCGCCACGGCGGCGGCCGCGGCATCCGTCGCTCGCCTGGTGTACCTGGGCGGACTGCACCCGGAGGGCGTGCCGCTGAGCCCGCATCTGCGCTCCCGGGTCGAGGTGGGGGAGGTGTTCCTCGCCAGCGGTGTGCCCACGCTCGTGCTGCAGGCCGGTGTCGTGATCGGGTCGGGGTCGGCCTCGTTCGAGATGATCCGCCACCTCACCGAGGTGCTGCCGTACATGCCCGCCCCCAAGTGGGTGCGCAACTTCATCCAGCCGATCGCCGTCCGCGACGTCATGCACTACCTGCTGGGCGCCGCGCGCGTCGCCGCCGACGTGAACCGCGCCGTCGATATCGGCGGACCCGACGTGCTGCGCTACGGGCAGATGATGAACGGCTACGCGGTCGAGGCGGGCCTGCCGCAGCGGCCGATCGCGCCCCTGCCGGTGCTCACGCCGGGACTGGCGTCGCACTGGGTCAACGTCGTCACACCGGTGCCGCGCTCGATCGCGCGCCCGCTCATCGCCTCGCTGCAGAACGAGTGCGTCATGGACGACCACGACATCGACGCCATCATCCCGCCGCCCGCGGGTGGTCTCACGCCCTATCGCCGGGCCGTGGCGCTGGCCCTGGGGCGCGTGGCGGCCGACAGCGTGGAGACGAGCTGGCAGGATGCCGAGGTCAGCGGCGTGCCATCGGATCCGCTGCCATCCGACCCGGAGTGGTCGGGGCGCACCGTGTTCACCGACGTGCGCACGGCGACGACGACCGCGAGCCCCGCGCGGCTCTGGGAGGTCATCGAGGGGATCGGCGGCGAGAACGGCTGGTACTCCGCGCCCGTGCTGTGGGCGCTGCGCGGCTGGATGGACCGGGTCGTCGGAGGCGTGGGGCTCGTGCGCGGACGGCGCAATCGCAGCCGCGTGGCCGTCGGCGATGTCATCGACTTCTGGCGTGTCGAGAAGGTCGAGCCGGAGCGACTGCTGCGCCTGCGTGCCGAGATGAAGGTGCCGGGTCTGGCGTGGCTCGACCTCGGCTGCGAGCCGGGCGCCGACGGCGGCGCCGTGTACCGCCAGCGCGCGGTCTTCTTCCCGTCGGGGCTGTCGGGCCGGTTGTACTGGCTGGCGGTGCTGCCGTTCCACGGGTTCATCTTCCGGGGGATGGCCAACCGCATCACGGCGGCGGCGGAGCACGCGGATGCCGCCGAGCACGTGGATGCTGCGGCCTAG
- a CDS encoding molybdenum cofactor biosynthesis protein MoaE, with translation MTAVRIASITDEPLDAAAHLAAVDDPRAGAVTSFIGTVRDHDPDADTAVVALEYSSHPDAEATLHDIALTAIGDTRATVAVSHRVGRVEVGEAAVVIAVSTPHRAEAFEVCRAIIEAIKRELPVWKRQLTADGAAAWKGIGG, from the coding sequence ATGACTGCCGTTCGCATCGCCAGCATCACCGACGAACCGCTGGATGCCGCCGCGCACCTCGCCGCCGTCGACGACCCCCGCGCGGGGGCTGTGACGAGCTTCATCGGCACGGTCCGCGATCACGACCCGGACGCCGACACGGCTGTCGTCGCGCTGGAGTACTCCTCGCACCCGGATGCCGAGGCGACGCTGCACGACATCGCGCTGACCGCCATCGGCGACACGCGTGCGACCGTCGCTGTGAGCCATCGCGTCGGACGTGTAGAGGTCGGCGAAGCCGCCGTCGTCATCGCGGTGTCCACCCCTCACCGTGCTGAGGCTTTCGAGGTGTGCCGCGCCATCATCGAGGCGATCAAGCGCGAACTGCCGGTATGGAAGCGTCAGCTCACGGCCGACGGCGCCGCCGCCTGGAAGGGCATCGGCGGCTGA
- the moaC gene encoding cyclic pyranopterin monophosphate synthase MoaC, with protein sequence MSFTHLDEAGHARMVDVTEKQPTVRAATAGAVVRCAPAVVAALRDGTVPKGDVLAVARIAGIQAAKRTPELLPLAHVIGVHGASVGLAITDDGVEITATVRTADRTGVEMEALTAAAVAALTIVDMVKGMDKGTSIENVRLLAKTGGKSGDWVRES encoded by the coding sequence ATGAGCTTCACCCACCTGGACGAGGCCGGCCACGCCCGCATGGTCGATGTGACCGAGAAGCAGCCCACGGTGCGCGCCGCGACAGCCGGCGCCGTGGTCCGCTGCGCTCCCGCCGTCGTCGCAGCGCTCCGCGACGGAACGGTGCCCAAGGGCGATGTGCTGGCCGTCGCGCGCATCGCCGGCATCCAGGCCGCGAAGCGCACACCCGAGCTGCTGCCGCTCGCCCACGTGATCGGCGTCCACGGCGCGAGCGTCGGCCTTGCGATCACGGACGACGGCGTCGAGATCACGGCGACCGTCCGCACCGCCGACCGCACCGGGGTGGAGATGGAAGCACTGACGGCGGCAGCGGTGGCCGCGCTCACGATCGTGGACATGGTCAAGGGCATGGACAAGGGCACGTCCATCGAGAACGTCCGCCTCCTCGCGAAGACCGGCGGCAAGTCGGGCGACTGGGTGCGGGAGTCCTGA
- a CDS encoding MoaD/ThiS family protein — translation MPRVRYFAAAAEFAGRAEEVRAETDLDDLRAAWAREYPALGRILPRCAVLVDGRRTDTSTVLGDDTLVDVLPPFAGG, via the coding sequence ATGCCGCGGGTCCGATACTTCGCCGCCGCCGCGGAGTTCGCCGGGCGTGCCGAGGAGGTGCGAGCCGAGACCGATCTCGACGACCTGCGCGCCGCCTGGGCGCGGGAGTACCCGGCGCTCGGACGCATCCTTCCCCGCTGCGCCGTGCTCGTCGACGGACGACGCACCGACACGTCGACAGTGTTGGGCGACGACACCCTGGTCGACGTGCTCCCGCCGTTCGCCGGCGGCTGA
- a CDS encoding DUF3105 domain-containing protein, whose amino-acid sequence MTPTPSDKKRTSGNPATRANIELTVKQQREFQKQEKLAEYQRQLARRRRSRLTWWIVGATAAVAVVAVVAASIAFAPKPVTYQAGGTGAAIDGVETSTNTTQHVAGTVDYPQNPPAGGPHNQYWLNCGIYDQPQQNEYAVHSLEHGAVWVTYDKTRVSAADLDALTAQLPSSYVILSPYEGLPTPIVLSAWNAQLKLDSAADPRIPPFFEEYWRNQNVPEPTSSCSGAVDGPGKQS is encoded by the coding sequence ATGACCCCCACTCCGTCCGACAAGAAGCGCACGAGCGGCAACCCCGCCACGCGCGCGAACATCGAACTGACCGTCAAGCAGCAGCGCGAGTTCCAGAAGCAGGAGAAGCTCGCCGAGTACCAGCGTCAGCTCGCGCGCCGGCGGCGCAGCCGTCTCACGTGGTGGATCGTCGGGGCCACGGCTGCCGTCGCCGTCGTCGCGGTCGTCGCGGCATCCATCGCCTTCGCGCCGAAGCCGGTCACCTACCAGGCCGGTGGCACCGGTGCCGCCATCGACGGTGTCGAGACGTCCACGAACACGACCCAGCACGTCGCCGGCACGGTCGATTACCCGCAGAATCCCCCCGCGGGCGGCCCGCACAACCAGTACTGGCTGAACTGCGGCATCTACGACCAGCCCCAGCAGAACGAGTACGCCGTGCACTCGCTCGAGCACGGTGCCGTGTGGGTCACGTACGACAAGACGCGGGTCAGCGCCGCCGATCTCGATGCGTTGACGGCGCAGCTGCCGTCGTCGTACGTGATCCTCTCGCCGTACGAGGGCCTTCCCACGCCGATCGTGCTCAGCGCGTGGAACGCGCAGCTGAAGCTCGACAGTGCGGCCGACCCCCGCATCCCACCCTTCTTCGAGGAGTACTGGCGTAACCAGAACGTCCCCGAGCCGACCTCATCCTGCAGCGGTGCAGTCGACGGGCCGGGCAAGCAGTCGTGA
- a CDS encoding MogA/MoaB family molybdenum cofactor biosynthesis protein — protein sequence MGSIAVVITVSDRSAAGARADTAGPLAVTALREAGWECSDARVVADGADSVETALRAALDDGARLIVTTGGTGVAARDETPEGTDRVIERTIDGLSEELRRRGVAEKPAGMLSRGRAGVAARALIVNLPGSPAAVASGMPVILSVAAHVVHQLDGGDH from the coding sequence GTGGGCAGCATCGCCGTCGTGATCACCGTCTCGGATCGGTCGGCTGCGGGTGCGCGTGCCGACACGGCGGGCCCGCTGGCCGTCACAGCGCTGCGCGAGGCGGGGTGGGAATGCTCCGACGCCCGGGTCGTCGCCGACGGCGCCGACAGCGTCGAGACGGCGCTGCGCGCCGCGCTCGACGACGGCGCGCGTCTCATCGTCACCACCGGGGGCACCGGTGTCGCCGCCCGCGATGAGACCCCCGAGGGCACCGATCGCGTCATCGAACGCACGATCGACGGCCTCTCCGAGGAGCTGCGCCGACGCGGCGTCGCCGAGAAGCCGGCCGGCATGCTCTCCCGCGGTCGTGCCGGGGTCGCGGCGCGCGCCCTGATCGTCAACCTGCCCGGATCGCCCGCGGCCGTGGCCTCCGGGATGCCCGTCATCCTGTCGGTCGCCGCTCACGTGGTGCATCAGCTCGACGGAGGAGATCACTGA
- a CDS encoding phosphatase PAP2 family protein has translation MRAPLDDDVTTVMLQRLVVGVLLIAITVWLGIQVVVEADVNVDEWWNVFVDRFAFLDGAALAMNFLGGGWFATFVVPLAGVGLLVAQRRPRGALFVVVASLGSVALVQLLKALFGRARPEDMIVFSDHGSFPSGHTANAATVATIAVILFPRVWVAVVGGAWVFAMAFSRTQVHAHWLSDTVGGTLVGVGATLVVAAICARMLERESGCAR, from the coding sequence ATGAGAGCACCCTTGGACGATGACGTCACCACGGTCATGCTGCAGCGGCTCGTCGTGGGCGTGCTGCTGATCGCGATCACGGTGTGGCTCGGCATCCAGGTGGTGGTCGAAGCTGACGTGAACGTCGACGAGTGGTGGAACGTCTTCGTCGACCGCTTCGCTTTTCTCGACGGCGCCGCCCTCGCGATGAACTTCCTCGGCGGCGGATGGTTCGCGACCTTCGTGGTGCCGCTCGCCGGCGTCGGGCTGCTGGTCGCCCAGCGCCGTCCGCGCGGCGCGCTGTTCGTGGTCGTCGCGTCCCTGGGAAGCGTCGCGCTCGTGCAGCTGCTGAAGGCGCTGTTCGGACGTGCGCGCCCCGAGGACATGATCGTCTTCTCCGATCACGGCTCCTTCCCCTCCGGACACACCGCCAATGCGGCGACGGTCGCGACGATCGCGGTCATCCTCTTTCCGCGGGTGTGGGTCGCCGTGGTCGGCGGCGCGTGGGTGTTCGCGATGGCGTTCAGTCGCACCCAGGTGCACGCCCACTGGCTGAGCGACACCGTCGGCGGCACCCTCGTGGGCGTGGGGGCGACCCTCGTGGTCGCGGCGATCTGCGCGCGCATGCTCGAGCGTGAGAGCGGGTGCGCTCGCTAG